A region of Anoplopoma fimbria isolate UVic2021 breed Golden Eagle Sablefish chromosome 24, Afim_UVic_2022, whole genome shotgun sequence DNA encodes the following proteins:
- the LOC129113287 gene encoding olfactory receptor 146-like — protein MENYTYNSFTLQLEGLNVSKESTYPVFLFLFFSYLFVIFANVSIAVLVFVDKNLHQPMYLLFWNLSVNDILGNSILMPRLLMDMLKPPSELFISYYECVVQAFTTHMFGTTTHTVLMIMAFDRYVAICYPLRYTTIMTNKMLMKLTVSAWGVALVLVGILLGLTLRLNRCRTLIRSPYCDNAALFKLSCESVFINNVYGLTFTVVLFTGSIGSMVITYTKITVVCLTSKSKSLNSKALKTCSTHLVVYLIMLLSGMSIIILHRFPQYSDYRKLAAILYHIIPGSLNPIVYGLQSKEMCKFLCKLFESKKVLPS, from the coding sequence ATGGAAAACTACACTTACAACAGCTTCACATTACAGCTGGAGGGCTTAAATGTCTCAAAGGAATCTACGTACCCggtgtttcttttcctctttttctcctacTTGTTTGTAATTTTTGCAAATGTAAGCATTGCTGTTCTGGTTTTCGTGGACAAAAACCTTCACCAGCCCATGTATCTCCTTTTTTGGAACCTTTCAGTCAATGACATCCTTGGAAATTCTATCTTGATGCCCCGTTTGCTTATGGACATGTTGAAGCCTCCCTCTGAGCTCTTTATTAGTTATTATGAATGTGTGGTCCAAGCTTTCACCACACACATGTTTGGTACCACCACTCACACTGTGCTCATGATTATGGCTTTTGACAGATATGTGGCCATCTGTTATCCTTTGCGTTACACAACCATAATGACCAACAAAATGCTGATGAAGCTGACAGTGTCTGCCTGGGGAGTGGCCCTTGTTTTGGTTGGAATTCTGCTTGGTCTTACCCTCCGGCTGAACAGATGTAGGACTCTGATAAGAAGCCCTTACTGTGACAATGCTGCACTGTTTAAACTCtcctgtgagagtgtgtttattaataatgtcTATGGCCTCACTTTCACTGTAGTCCTGTTCACAGGTTCCATAGGCAGCATGGTTATCACTTATACTAAGATTACAGTAGTCTGTCTCACCAGTAAAAGCAAGTCTTTGAACAGTAAAGCCTTAAAGACCTGCAGCACTCACCTGGTCGTGTATCTCATTATGTTGTTGAGTGGAATGTCTATCATTATTCTGCATCGCTTCCCTCAGTACTCAGACTACAGAAAACTCGCTGCTATTTTGTATCATATCATCCCTGGCAGCCTCAACCCTATTGTTTATGGCTTGCAGTCCAAAGAAATGTGTAAATTCTTGTGTAAGTTGTTTGAGTCAAAGAAGGTTTTGCCATCATAA